One window of Streptomyces sp. SUK 48 genomic DNA carries:
- the thrS gene encoding threonine--tRNA ligase: MSDVRVIIQRDSEREERVVTTGTTAADLFAGERSIIAARVAGELKDLAYELSDGDEVEAVELASEDGLNILRHSTAHVMAQAVQELFPEAKLGIGPPVKDGFYYDFDVEKPFTPEDLKAIEKKMQEIQKRGQKFARRVVTDEAAREELADEPYKLELIGLKGAASHDDGADVEVGAGELTMYDNLDAKTGELCWKDLCRGPHLPSTRLIPAFKLMRNAAAYWRGSEKNPMLQRIYGTAWPSKDELKAYLEFLAEAEKRDHRKLGAELDLFSIPEQIGSGLAVFHPKGGIIRRTMEDYSRRRHEEEGYEFVYTPHATKGKLFETSGHLDWYADGMYPPMQLDEGVDYYLKPMNCPMHNLIFDARGRSYRELPLRLFEFGTVYRYEKSGVVHGLTRARGFTQDDAHIYCTREQMSEELDKTLTFVLGLLRDYGLTDFYLELSTKDPEKFVGSDEVWEEATETLRQVAEKQGLPLVPDPGGAAFYGPKISVQTKDAIGRTWQMSTIQLDFNLPERFDLEFTGSDGAKQRPVMIHRALFGSIERFFAVLLEHYAGAFPAWLAPVQAVGIPIGDAHVEYLEKFAAAARKQGLRVEVDSSSDRMQKKIRNAQKQKVPFMVIAGDEDMSNGSVSFRYRDGSQENGIPVDEAIAKIATIVAERAQV, translated from the coding sequence GTGTCAGACGTCCGTGTGATCATCCAACGCGATTCCGAGCGGGAAGAACGCGTGGTGACGACGGGCACTACGGCCGCCGACCTCTTCGCGGGCGAGCGCTCGATCATCGCCGCGCGCGTGGCCGGCGAGCTGAAGGACCTCGCGTACGAACTGTCCGACGGCGACGAGGTCGAGGCCGTCGAGCTCGCCTCCGAGGACGGCCTGAACATCCTGCGCCACTCCACCGCGCACGTCATGGCGCAGGCCGTGCAGGAGCTGTTCCCCGAGGCCAAGCTGGGCATCGGCCCCCCGGTCAAGGACGGTTTCTACTACGACTTCGACGTCGAGAAGCCGTTCACGCCCGAGGATCTCAAGGCCATCGAGAAGAAGATGCAGGAGATCCAGAAGCGCGGGCAGAAGTTCGCCCGCCGCGTCGTCACCGACGAGGCCGCCCGCGAGGAGCTGGCCGACGAGCCGTACAAGCTGGAGCTGATCGGCCTCAAGGGCGCCGCGTCGCACGACGACGGCGCGGACGTCGAGGTCGGCGCCGGCGAGCTGACGATGTACGACAACCTGGACGCCAAGACCGGCGAGCTGTGCTGGAAGGACCTCTGCCGGGGTCCGCACCTGCCCTCCACCCGCCTCATCCCGGCGTTCAAGCTGATGCGCAACGCGGCCGCCTACTGGCGCGGCAGCGAGAAGAACCCGATGCTCCAGCGCATCTACGGCACCGCCTGGCCGTCCAAGGACGAGCTGAAGGCGTACCTGGAGTTCCTCGCCGAGGCCGAGAAGCGCGACCACCGCAAGCTCGGCGCCGAGCTGGACCTCTTCTCCATCCCCGAGCAGATCGGCTCCGGCCTCGCCGTCTTCCACCCCAAGGGCGGCATCATCCGCCGCACCATGGAGGACTACTCGCGGCGCCGCCACGAGGAGGAGGGCTACGAGTTCGTCTACACCCCGCACGCGACGAAGGGGAAGCTCTTCGAGACCTCGGGCCACCTGGACTGGTACGCCGACGGCATGTACCCGCCCATGCAGCTCGACGAGGGCGTGGACTACTACCTCAAGCCCATGAACTGCCCGATGCACAACCTGATCTTCGACGCGCGCGGCCGCTCCTACCGCGAACTGCCGCTGCGCCTCTTCGAGTTCGGGACCGTGTACCGGTACGAGAAGTCGGGCGTCGTGCACGGCCTCACCCGTGCCCGCGGCTTCACGCAGGACGACGCGCACATCTACTGCACCCGTGAGCAGATGTCCGAGGAGCTGGACAAGACGCTCACCTTCGTCCTCGGCCTGCTGCGGGACTACGGTCTGACCGACTTCTACCTGGAGCTGTCCACCAAGGACCCGGAGAAGTTCGTCGGCTCCGACGAGGTCTGGGAGGAGGCGACCGAGACCCTGCGCCAGGTCGCCGAGAAGCAGGGCCTGCCCCTGGTCCCGGACCCGGGCGGCGCCGCGTTCTACGGCCCCAAGATCTCGGTCCAGACCAAGGACGCCATCGGCCGCACCTGGCAGATGTCGACCATCCAGCTCGACTTCAACCTGCCCGAGCGGTTCGACCTGGAGTTCACCGGCTCCGACGGCGCCAAGCAGCGTCCGGTCATGATCCACCGCGCGCTGTTCGGCTCCATCGAGCGGTTCTTCGCGGTGCTCCTGGAGCACTACGCGGGCGCGTTCCCGGCGTGGCTGGCTCCGGTGCAGGCGGTCGGCATCCCGATCGGCGACGCGCACGTCGAGTACCTGGAGAAGTTCGCCGCGGCGGCCCGCAAGCAGGGCCTGCGCGTCGAGGTGGACTCCTCCTCGGACCGCATGCAGAAGAAGATCCGCAACGCGCAGAAGCAGAAGGTGCCCTTCATGGTCATCGCGGGCGACGAGGACATGTCGAACGGCTCGGTGTCCTTCCGCTACCGCGACGGCTCCCAGGAGAACGGCATCCCGGTCGACGAGGCCATCGCCAAGATCGCCACGATCGTGGCGGAGCGGGCCCAGGTCTGA
- a CDS encoding HIT domain-containing protein, whose protein sequence is MLHSMTSEPEQQIGVGTQDAFQRLWTPHRMAYIQGENKPSGPEAGDGCPFCSIPAKSDEDGLIIRRGEHVYAVLNLYPYNGGHLMTVPYRHVADYTELSAQETAELAELTKQAMTALRTASGAHGFNIGMNQGAVAGAGIAAHLHQHVVPRWGGDTNFMPVVGHTKVLPQLLADTRAMLADAWPA, encoded by the coding sequence ATGCTGCACAGCATGACGAGTGAGCCGGAGCAGCAGATCGGCGTGGGGACGCAGGACGCGTTCCAGCGCCTGTGGACGCCTCATCGGATGGCCTACATCCAGGGCGAGAACAAGCCGAGCGGCCCGGAGGCCGGAGACGGCTGTCCCTTCTGCTCGATCCCGGCCAAATCCGACGAGGACGGGCTGATCATCCGCCGCGGCGAGCATGTCTACGCCGTCCTCAACCTGTATCCGTACAACGGCGGCCATCTGATGACCGTGCCCTACCGGCACGTGGCCGACTACACGGAGCTCTCCGCCCAGGAGACCGCCGAGCTGGCGGAGCTGACCAAGCAGGCGATGACCGCGCTGCGCACCGCGTCCGGGGCGCACGGCTTCAACATCGGCATGAACCAGGGCGCGGTGGCGGGCGCCGGCATCGCCGCTCATCTGCACCAGCACGTGGTGCCCCGCTGGGGCGGCGACACCAATTTCATGCCCGTCGTGGGCCACACCAAGGTCCTCCCGCAGCTCCTCGCCGACACCCGCGCGATGCTGGCGGACGCCTGGCCCGCGTAG
- a CDS encoding elongation factor G-like protein EF-G2 — MGDKTQTHPGAAGRALTADQPASIRNVVLVGHSGSGKTTLVEALALTAGAVNRAGRVEDGGSVSDYDEIEHRQQRSVQLSLVPVSWDGIKINILDTPGYADFVGELRAGLRAADAALFVVSASDGVDGSTRMVWEECAAVGMPRAIVITHLEAARADFEETTRICAEAFGDDDPDAVLPLYLPLRAAEGPDGHAPVTGLVGLLTRKLFDYSSGERKESEPGEDQLPDLDEARNRLIEGIIAESEDETLMDRYLGGEQVEIETLVQDLERAVARGRFFPVLAAAPAADGARQGLGTVELLDLITGGFPTPFEHPVPGVTTPDGEARELTPCDTDGPLAAEVVKTASDPYVGRISLVRVFSGTLRPDRTVHVSGHGLTDRGHEDHDVDEKIGALSMPFGKQQRPLTQAVAGDLVCVAKLGHAETGDTISAKDDPLLMEPWQMPDPLLPVAIQAHSKADEDKLSQGLSRLVAEDPTMRLEQNQDTHQVVLWCLGEAHADVALERLRSRYGVQVDVVPHKVSLRETFANRAAGRGRHVKQSGGHGQYAICEIEVEPLPGGSGIEFVDKVVGGAVPRQFIPSVEKGIRAQAAKGVAAGHPLVDVRVTLLDGKAHSVDSSDAAFQTAGALALREAAADARIHLLEPVAEVGVLVPDDYVGAVMSDLSGRRGRLLGTEQVGTGRTLIRAEVPEFEIGRYAVDLRSLSHGTARFDRAYARHEPMPAQIAERIREQGGEDG; from the coding sequence ATGGGCGACAAGACCCAGACACACCCCGGGGCCGCCGGCAGGGCTCTGACGGCCGACCAGCCCGCGTCCATACGGAATGTGGTGCTGGTCGGCCACTCCGGATCGGGCAAGACGACCCTGGTGGAGGCGCTCGCGCTGACCGCCGGGGCGGTGAACCGGGCGGGCCGCGTGGAGGACGGCGGCTCCGTCTCCGACTACGACGAGATCGAGCACCGCCAGCAGCGCTCCGTCCAGCTGTCCCTGGTACCGGTCTCCTGGGACGGCATCAAGATAAACATCCTGGACACCCCCGGATACGCCGACTTCGTCGGGGAACTGCGGGCCGGTCTGCGCGCCGCGGACGCGGCCCTCTTCGTCGTCTCCGCCTCGGACGGCGTGGACGGCTCCACCCGCATGGTCTGGGAGGAGTGCGCCGCCGTCGGGATGCCCCGCGCGATCGTGATCACCCACCTGGAGGCGGCCCGCGCCGACTTCGAGGAGACCACCCGGATCTGCGCGGAGGCGTTCGGCGACGACGACCCGGACGCGGTCCTGCCCCTCTACCTGCCGCTGCGCGCAGCCGAGGGCCCCGACGGACACGCGCCCGTGACCGGCCTGGTGGGGCTGCTCACCCGCAAGCTGTTCGACTACTCGAGCGGCGAGCGCAAGGAGTCCGAACCCGGCGAGGACCAGCTCCCCGACCTGGACGAGGCCCGCAACCGGCTCATCGAGGGGATCATCGCCGAGAGCGAGGACGAGACCCTCATGGACCGCTACCTCGGCGGCGAGCAGGTCGAGATCGAGACCCTGGTCCAGGACCTCGAACGGGCCGTGGCCCGCGGCCGCTTCTTCCCGGTCCTGGCGGCCGCCCCCGCCGCCGACGGCGCCCGCCAGGGCCTCGGCACCGTGGAACTGCTCGACCTGATCACGGGCGGCTTCCCGACCCCCTTCGAACACCCGGTGCCCGGCGTGACCACCCCCGACGGCGAGGCCCGCGAGCTCACGCCGTGCGACACCGACGGACCGCTGGCCGCCGAGGTCGTCAAGACCGCGTCCGACCCCTACGTCGGCCGGATCTCCCTGGTCCGCGTCTTCTCCGGCACGCTGCGCCCCGACCGGACGGTGCACGTCTCCGGGCACGGTCTGACCGACCGGGGCCACGAGGACCACGACGTCGACGAGAAGATCGGCGCCCTGTCCATGCCCTTCGGCAAACAGCAGCGGCCCCTCACCCAGGCCGTCGCGGGCGACCTGGTCTGCGTGGCCAAGCTCGGCCACGCCGAGACCGGGGACACGATCTCCGCCAAGGACGACCCGCTGCTGATGGAGCCCTGGCAGATGCCGGACCCGCTGCTCCCCGTCGCCATCCAGGCGCACAGCAAGGCCGACGAGGACAAACTCTCCCAGGGGCTGTCCCGGCTGGTCGCCGAGGACCCGACGATGCGCCTGGAGCAGAACCAGGACACCCACCAGGTGGTGCTGTGGTGCCTGGGCGAGGCGCACGCGGACGTCGCGCTGGAACGGCTGCGCAGCCGCTACGGCGTCCAGGTCGACGTCGTACCGCACAAGGTCTCCCTGCGGGAGACGTTCGCGAACCGGGCCGCCGGACGCGGGCGGCACGTCAAGCAGTCCGGCGGGCACGGCCAGTACGCCATCTGCGAGATCGAGGTCGAACCGCTGCCGGGCGGCTCGGGCATCGAGTTCGTGGACAAGGTGGTCGGCGGCGCGGTGCCGCGCCAGTTCATCCCCTCCGTGGAGAAGGGCATCCGCGCCCAGGCCGCCAAGGGCGTCGCCGCCGGGCATCCGCTCGTGGACGTACGGGTCACCCTGCTCGACGGCAAGGCGCACTCGGTGGACTCCTCCGACGCCGCCTTCCAGACCGCGGGCGCGCTCGCCCTGCGCGAGGCCGCCGCCGACGCGCGGATCCACCTGCTGGAGCCGGTCGCCGAGGTGGGCGTCCTGGTCCCCGACGACTACGTGGGCGCCGTGATGAGCGACCTGTCGGGCCGCCGGGGCCGGCTGCTCGGCACCGAACAGGTGGGCACCGGACGCACCCTGATCCGGGCCGAGGTCCCCGAGTTCGAGATCGGCCGCTACGCCGTCGACCTGCGCTCGCTCTCCCACGGCACGGCCCGCTTCGACCGGGCGTACGCACGGCACGAGCCGATGCCCGCGCAGATCGCCGAACGCATCCGCGAACAGGGCGGGGAGGACGGGTAG